A window of Syntrophaceae bacterium genomic DNA:
CGTTTTGCTGATGGTTTCGATCCCTCTTTTTGCGGGTTTTTCGGCCACATCGAAGCCCAATGTCAGCGTCATCGATCCGGGCTACGATCCCGATCCCAAATCTGCAAACGAGTATTTCGTCAAAGCCAAGGGCATCCTGGGAGAACTGGGCAGGGTGAACCCCGTCCTGGCCACGGAACTCGGGCGGCTGCCCGAAATCCGGGCCTGCGACGCGGCGGTGATCGAGACCCTGCAGAGGATCGCCCGGCTGCAAGCCGAGAAACCCGAGGAATTCCAGAAGGCCCTGGAACAGATGCTCACCGTCGGGCTTCCCGAGTACCGCCGCTACAACACACCCCTTCAGGCTTACTTCTGGCTGGTCGAGGACGGGAAAATGAAATCCGCGAAACGGATCCTGGACGAGTACGATCTGCTCGACCTGCTGCGCTCTGCCTGGGTGAGAGACGACACGGTCGGGCAGTCCGGGAACCCGGCGGTCGCAGAGAAACACAGGAAGCGCTGGGGGGATTTCGACACGGTCATCGACCGGCTGAATGCCCCGGAACTGGTCGATTTTTACGAGAAGCGGTATTTCAAATACGGCTTCAACCGAAGCAAGGATGAATCGGATTCATACTCCATCTTCATGCGCAAGGGAGGAAACTGCGTCGATTACGCCAATTTCACCTATCGCTGCCTGAGTTGGGCGGGCTACCACTCTTGGAAAGAGAAGGTACCCGGACACCTGACGGTCATCCTCAAGGCTCCCGACGGGAAGTACTACGCCCTGGATAACGCACGGAGGATCAACAGGAAGCCGATCGGCCTGGCCGGGCCGTTCGACGAGGTGCGGGAATTGATGCTGAAGCTGGGTTACTACTGATCCGGGTGCCGGCCCCGGATGAACGCTGTGACCCGCTCCGATCACGGCTGAAAGAGGAACCGCTCGGGATTGACGGAACAGAACAGGGCCTTTTCCCCGTCGGTCAGGTGCGTCGTGCCGCCGAAGGTCCGGAGGTAGTCGTTGTAGGAATCGACGTCGAGGAGGTTGATCGGGAAATCGGAGCCGAAGAGGATCCGGCTGCGGACTTTCTCCGCGTGGGGGCTTTGGTCGATCAGGGACCGGAGCCGCCCGTAGTACCGGTTCCCGGGGCAGTTTGCGAAATCGGCATAGACGCCGTCCCAGCGGGCGATGTAGTCGAGAATCTGCTTTTCCCACCGTCCGTCGGGGAAGAGGTGGAGGACATAGCGCTTCCCGAGATGGGCGAAGTTGATCTTCAGGCTGTAGGCCTCGAGCACCTGCTCCCAGCGCTCCGGTGCGGTGTACAGCTCGAGCTGCCGCTTCCGGACGGTTTGAAACCCGCTGTCGCTGCAGTGCACGGTGATCGGGATCCTCCGGGCCTCGCAGAACCGGTAGAGCCGCTCGACCTTCCTGCGCTCGTCTCCCGCGTCGGGCCAGGGGTCGAACCCCAGCGGGGGGTAGAGCTTGATCCCCGCGAAGAAATGGCTCCGGTCGCCCCCCTCGTCGATGTTGGCGTCGAAACGGCCCATCCGGGAGAGGAACGATTCCCGGTCCCCCCGGTAATTCCCGAAATACTTCTGCAGCAGGTCGTCCACCTCGGCCAAGCTGTAATTGGCCGTGTTGATGCCGAGAAAGGGGTAGATCTCGAAGAGGGCCGGTGTCCGGCGCGGGATGACGGCGTACCGCGTCTCCCCGGACAGCGGGTCACGGATGAGCTCCGTCTCCAGGTATCCCCGGATGCCGTTGAACACGTCGACGACCTGCTCGGCGATCGGCTTGCGGGCCGCGATGTTGTAGAAGGCCTCGCCCGACACCTCCCGCTCGAGCTGCTTGTAGCCGAAGTCCATGATCAGCGGCGTCAGCACCAGCCTGTCGTAGGCCCCGGTGCCCCCGTGGAGGCGCAGGGCCCCGTCCGCCGGGCTCCAGAGGTCCTTGCGCAGAAAATACTCGGTGATCAGGAAGAAGGAGGCGATGTCGTTTTCCATGAGCGACAGCAGGTTCAGCGAGCCCTGGAAGAGTAGCTTTCTGAACCTGGGGGAAAGGGGGACGAGCAGCTGGAGGTAGAGCAGCAGCACGAAGAACTTGACCCGGTTGATCCGCTTCAGGAAGGCGGCGAAATTCGGGTGGCTCAGGTTCATCGCGTGGCAGTGGATGTCGTAGAAGCGGCGGGTGTCTTCCATGGCGTTCCCCCTTTCTTCACGGGGAATCCGGGGCGGATGCAAACAGGGCCCGGAGGCGTGCTACGCCTGGCCGGGGACGACGTAGAGAAGGACGGCGACGTAGTGGCACGCGCTGCCGCCGAGAACGAAGAAGTGCCAGATGGCGTGGTTGTAGGGGAGCCTCTTGAAAAGGTAGAACAGGGCGCCCACGGTGTAGACGATGCCCCCGGCCAGCAGCCAGGTGAACCCCCCGTCGGGCAGGGCTTCCAGGAGGGGCTTCACGGCGAAGACAATGAGCCACCCCATCAGGAGGTAGCCGACGGCGGACAGGACCTTGAACCGCTGCGCGAAGAGCAGCTGGAAGACGATCCCCGCGGCGGCCAGGACCCAGACGAGGCCGAACAGCGTCCACCCCCAGCTCCCCTGCAGCGTCACGAGCGTGAAGGGCGTGTAGGTGCCCGCGATGAGCAGGTAGATGCACGAACGGTCCACGATCCGGAATGCTTGCTTGAGCCGCGGCGAGCGGACGGAGTGGTAGAGGGTAGAGGCCGTGTAGAGAAGCACCAGTGTCGCCCCGTAGATGCTGCAGCTCACGATGTGCAGCACGGTGCCGTGCAGGCAGGCCAAGGTCACCAGCGCGCCGAGCCCCGCGGCGCTCAGGAGGGCGCCCGTGCCGTGGGTGAGGCTGTTCACCAGCTCTTCGATCTGGATGC
This region includes:
- a CDS encoding amidohydrolase family protein — encoded protein: MEDTRRFYDIHCHAMNLSHPNFAAFLKRINRVKFFVLLLYLQLLVPLSPRFRKLLFQGSLNLLSLMENDIASFFLITEYFLRKDLWSPADGALRLHGGTGAYDRLVLTPLIMDFGYKQLEREVSGEAFYNIAARKPIAEQVVDVFNGIRGYLETELIRDPLSGETRYAVIPRRTPALFEIYPFLGINTANYSLAEVDDLLQKYFGNYRGDRESFLSRMGRFDANIDEGGDRSHFFAGIKLYPPLGFDPWPDAGDERRKVERLYRFCEARRIPITVHCSDSGFQTVRKRQLELYTAPERWEQVLEAYSLKINFAHLGKRYVLHLFPDGRWEKQILDYIARWDGVYADFANCPGNRYYGRLRSLIDQSPHAEKVRSRILFGSDFPINLLDVDSYNDYLRTFGGTTHLTDGEKALFCSVNPERFLFQP
- a CDS encoding hemolysin III family protein, which gives rise to MEELVNSLTHGTGALLSAAGLGALVTLACLHGTVLHIVSCSIYGATLVLLYTASTLYHSVRSPRLKQAFRIVDRSCIYLLIAGTYTPFTLVTLQGSWGWTLFGLVWVLAAAGIVFQLLFAQRFKVLSAVGYLLMGWLIVFAVKPLLEALPDGGFTWLLAGGIVYTVGALFYLFKRLPYNHAIWHFFVLGGSACHYVAVLLYVVPGQA